The Novipirellula aureliae genome segment GAGGGAAACGGTTAATTCACCATTCGCCGACAAGACTTCGACATCACCGTTTTCGGATGTTTGCACGGGATAGAATCCGCGTCGCATCAGCGATTCAACGGCGTCGTTATCGGAGGTCAGCTCTTTGTCGGCGCGTAGGTTTGCGCTCATCCCTTCGGGTTTGCGGAGCACATCGACGATCTTCAGATCATCGAGCGCATCTTTGATTTCGTTCAGTTTATCGGAATTAAGTTCTTCATCTAAACCGAGTTGCACCGTTGTCGGGTCGGCCAACGGATTGTTTGGATCAAACTCGCTTAGCTGTTTCAGCTTCCATTGCGATCCGTCCATTTCGACATCGGCCGTGTAATTACGATTCAAGGCAATTTGTCCACCTTGTCCCAGGATGGCGCTGTAGTCCTTGATTTCCATACTGTCGACTTCGATGCTGCTAAGTTTTAGCAGGTCCTCTTCGATCCAATCTTGGAACCGAGTTGTCAATGGTGTTTCATCGAGCGAGACGACATACACGGGATCTTGCCCAGGTCGCCGAACATACACTTTCGACGGATCGTCCTTGACTTTGTCACCGATGATGATCGAGGCTAAATCGTTTTGCGACTCGTCTTTGAGTGTCACCAAGCGACCGACACCTTCGTCACCGATCTGCAGAGCTTCCAGGGCCGGTTCGACGACACCGAGTTCGTCATGATCCTCCGCATTTTCGGTTTGAATATCCAAAACTTTCAGATCAACCAATGCGTTGGCGGCACCCTTCATCTGGTCCACTGCGTCGGCTGGGTAGCCCTTGCGTGATGGAATGGTCCAGGCCCCGGTTTGCCGGTCCTTGCGGACTTCGAACGAGGCCAATGTCCCTTGAAGTTCGTCAAACGTGACGATCTTCAAACTGGCGGCCGATAACGGGTCTTTGAACTCGGCAAACAATGGCTTGCCGATAATGGGTGTGGTTTCACTTTCGTTTGCAGCAGGCCATGCGACAATGGTTGCGATGCCAAGCACCACGACAGCAGCGGCCCAGAACAATCCGGTTTTCAATCCTTCAGTCACAGTCTTTTCTCTCGTAAATTATTTCAAACGGCTCTTGCTGATATTTTCACGTTCACGCAGCCGACGGCTGGCGAAGACAATCACACCGACGATCAGTGGCGGAATACACGGCAGCACAACGGCTGCGGCTTTCACTTGGTTTTGAATCGCGGTCACTTTCTGATCCGCAACACGTTGGATTTCGCGAATGTTCTTTTGCATCTCGCGTTCCGTCTTGGTTTGCTTGACATCAAGCATTCGCTGTTCCCGTTCTTGCCTGGTTTGGAACTCTTGAACCTTGGCTTGAATCTCCGCTCGGGATATCCGGCCATCGGCTCCTTCCTTCTGGAGCTTCTCGAGTTCTTCACGTAGCGATTTGAGTCCCGCATCCATTTTTTCTTGGGCTTCGCGAACGGTCGCATCGGATTCATCTTGGAACGCTTTGCTCTTCTTGCGAACCTCGCTACTCGCTTCTTCCTTGACCGCATCGATCATCTTCAGACTGGCAAAGATCGGTTCATGCTTGCGAACCTCAATGAATTCCGTTTCACCCGTTAACCAATCGATCGCATTGAGCAGGAACGTCACGTTTTGGAATTGGAACCGCATTTCCGCAGCCTGTTCAGGGTCCGCTCGAATCTGCAAGAAAACAGGGAGCATCATATCCATGTCAGCGACATAGACCGCTTTGACAGGTGCCATGGCCGACTCTTTGCCGTCGCCTGCATCATCGGATTCCGCAGTCGCGTCGTCCTTCTCCTCGTCTTCGGCTAATGCCTTGCTGCCGCTCAGCGATTCACCTTCAATCGCCATCGCTATCGTCAAACCAGGACTAACCGAGTCGATTTCTCGTTCCAGTGTCGATTGGCCCTGAAGAATCCGAGTGACTTTGTCCATCGAGATCAACCCGCTCATCGAACCCGTTTTCAGCAGCGGAGTGTGCTTGAGCGTGGTGGATCCAGTCGCCCGAACGGCACCGGTATAAAGTGCCAAGACCTCTCGAAGTTTGGACGTGATCGGGTGTTGGTCGCTAAGCGCTTCCCCTTTTTTGACGCCTGGTGCATCGTCTTTCACGAACACCCACAAATCGTTGATGTTCATTTCCAAGTTCGGATAGGGATTGTATTGTTGCCAAACCAAGTCAGGCGAATACATGCCTTGCATCGCTGCTCTTCCAGGCGACTCGATTTCCAAAGCTTCCCATAATTCGCGAATGTCGCCTTTGGGTTGCGGACCACCACCGCCGAACATTGAGCCAGGCGATTGTTTGGGTTGTCCCGTTGGTGTTACATAAGCGTTCACAAACGGAATGGGATCTTCGAAGATAGCGACTGGAACGCCTGCTTTGACAGCATCGACGAGTCGACCGAACTGATCGGGCGCTAGTGACGAAGGCTGGACGGCTAGCAGTGCATCGTACATACCCGGTGCGACGGGGCCGCTCAGGTCGACTTCCTCGACGTCATACTGTTTTGCCAATTCGTCAATTAACGGATGCTTTTCGACCTGCTGCATCGACATCATCTGCATCACGGTTCCGCCCATCAATCGAGCGTCGGTAGCAACAATGCCGACCCGTTTCCGCGACCCTTCGGCAACCGTATTGATCGAGCGAACCAGCTCGTATTCGACGGGAATGCCGTATTCGAAGATCGGCACCGTCACCTTTTCGAGTCCTGATCGGAATGCGGCCCCCATAATCAACCGTTTGCGTTGAAACGACCCCTTTTCACGCACCATCCGTTCGACCGGTTCGATACCAAATCGCTCGGCTGCCAACGCGGCTTCTTCACTAAACAGTTCAATGTTGTCGTAAAGATTGACCTTGATCGTTCGCTCTTGCTTTGCCGCCTCGCTGCGGAACTCCTTCAATAGGTTGACCAATTCGTAGCGAGTCCGTGCATACAACTCCGGCACATCGGAACTGATGAACGCGTCGATCACAATCGGACGGTCGGAATCCAGATTGCGGATCAAACTTTTCGTCGCATCGGCGAGCGAACTGACCTTGCCTTCGGTCGCGTCGTAGCGGACCACATCTTTATTGCGAAATAGCGTCACGGCACCTGCGGTAATGGCGACAAGTGCTAGCACTCGAGCAATGTAGTGCCAAGCCATCGTGTTTCCATCCTTGCCACCCGTCCAATGCCGGCGTCCGATCAGCACCATTGACGCGTACAAAGCAACACCCGCAACAAGCAAAAAATAGCCGACCGATGACAAACTAATCACGCCGCGACCAAAATCGTCAAACGGGCGAGCAATCCCGCTGGCGGCCAGCCATTGTGCAATTTTTTGGTTGGGGCTGATCGAATCGGCCAGCGATGCGAACGCGAGCGGTGCATTGAAAAGGGCTCCAAGAATAAATCCGACCGTCAAGTTTCCCGTCAAGAACGACGCGATCATGCCGATTGCGATCATTGCCAAACCAACGAACCAGTAACCGAGGTAAGTCGTGAAAATCAGCCCTGTGTCAACCGCACCTTCCGTCAAAATTGCCAAGGTTACAAACGTACTGAGTTGGCTAAACAGCAACGAAGCGGTGAAGATCGAGGCGGCGGCCATGTATTTGCCGATCACAATGTCGAAGTCATCCGCGGGCAGCGTGAGTAGCAATTCGTCGGTGCCTTGCCGTTTTTCCTCCGCCCAAATACTCATCGTGATCGCAGGGATGAAGACCAGCATGATCAACGGGAACCAATAGTTGAGTTGATCAAGTGTGGCCAGGTTTTGGTTAAAGAACTCGTAGGGCCAAAACGCAGCAACCGAAGTCAGAAACACAAAGATACACAAAAACACGTATCCCGTCGGGTTGCCGAAATAGCCGACAAAGTTGCGTTTGAGGACCGCGTAGGCAACCTTCTTGGTTCCGGCCAACAGTGTGACGACGGCAAGCAAGACCAATAGCAGTATCAAATCGCGGACGACGAGACTGAGGATCGCGGAGGTGACGTTATTGAGCGTCATGGTTTTGAATTTGTTGTAAGTAAGAAGTAAGAAGAAGGGTTGGATTTCCAAAAAGCTTATGCTTCACGGGTCAATGCGTAGAAGGCATCATCAAGACCGTTTTCGCCATTTTCAGCTTCGCCATGCTGTCGTAGTCCAGCAACGTCGCCGTCGTAGACCAAACGGCCTTCGTTAATCATAACCACGCGACTAGCCATCGCTTCCACTTCTTGCAAGATGTGGGTACTTAGCAAGATCGTTTTGGTTTCGCTCAGCCGACGCATCGTTTTCCGCACGCCACGAACTTGATTCGGATCCAAACCAGCGGTCGGTTCGTCCATGATCAATACGTCTGGTTCATGCAGCAACGCTTGGCTCATCCCGACCCGTTGTTTAAAGCCCTTGGACAGTTTGCTGATCGGTTTGTAGATCACACTCGACAGATCACAAATGTCGACAACGGCATCGATCCTATCTTTCTTTTGAGCCGACGACATGCCACGTGCATCGGCAAAGAAACTGAGCATTCCCGAAGGTGTCATCTCAGGATAGAGGGGGCCATTTTCGGGCAGGTAACCAAGATGTCGGCTGCCTTCGATCCGGTCTTCCATCATATTATGACCCGCGATTCGAGCCAGGCCTTCGCTCGGGGCGATGTAACCGGTCAACATTTTCATCGTCGTGCTTTTTCCGGCTCCGTTTGGACCAAGAAAAGCAACAAGCTCTCCTTCGCCCACCGAAAAAGTCACCTCTCGGGCGGCGGCGAACGGACCATAAAACTTGCTAAGCCCAATCGCCTCGATCATCGGCTTGCGAGATTCGGTTTCAATCGTCATACGGCAATCTTTGCTAGGAATAACATGGAGTGAAAGGGAGAAATATACCGCTCAACGGTTTCTTCTCAACACCGCTACGTGATGAAACTCAGAGCGGTTCACCTAGTTTTGGACGATAATAGGCTTAGAATGATCGAAAAGAGACACTCTGATCGTATGGATAGAAAATGAAAATAGGGATCGTTGGTACAGGAATGGTCGGATCGACGGCCGCTTATGCACTTGTGATGCGAGGAATCGGCAGCGAAATTGTCCTGGTCGACCAAAACAAATCGCGTTCCTCGGCAGAAGCGAACGATATTTTGCACGCCATCCCATTTGCTCACCCACTCGACATTTTTTCAGGCGATTACAGCGATCTGGCGAAATGCCGCGTTGTCATCATCGCCGCAGGCGTTTCACAAAAACCTGGCGAATCGAGACTTGAACTACTACAGCGGAACGCCGACGTCTTTCGCCAGGTCGTCCCTAAGGTACTCGAGGCTGCGAAGGATGCCGTCATCGTTGTCGCGACCAATCCGGTCGACATAATGACTCATATGGCCAGCCATTTCGCTGGGCAAATGGGCGTCTCGGCCAACCGCGTGCTCGGCTCCGGAACGACGCTCGATACCGCACGCTTTCGCGCCCTGCTTGGACGCCATTTGGATGTTGACGCCCAACATGTTCATGCCTACGTCGTCGGAGAACACGGCGATTCCGAAGTCCTCAGTTGGTCGTCGGTTACGATCGCCGGTTTGTCACTCGAGGAGTTTTGCGAGGTGAGGAACCTGAACTTGTCCACGCAAGATCGTAGAAAGATCGAACAGAACGTACGCCAAGCTGCCTACCAGATTATCCAAGGAAAAGGGGCAACCTATTACGGCATTGGAAGCGCATTGGCTAGAATCGTATCGGCAATCTTGAACGATCAACGCGCCATACTCACCGTCTGCGGACGTGTCGAAAAGATCGGCGGCGTCTCCGATGTGACCATCGCACTGCCCCATCTAATCGACGGAAACGGATTGGTCGACTTAATTCCCCAGACGCTAAATGAACAAGAAATGAAGGCGCTCGAGGTGAGTGCAGCCGTCATTCGCAATGCGATTGATTCGATCCATATCGACTAGCCCGTTAACCCCACGTGGCCAACGCCTCACGCGGTTAACCGTAGGACACGCCCAGCCCGTAGGACACGCGGTTAAACGAAAAAACGGACTTTGCCTAAGCAAAGCCCGTTATTGAATTCTGGTCACACGCTTTGTGCTGCTGACTAGTTGCAGCAACGACGAGCGGCACAACGTGCCTTCAATCTAGCGAACAAACCACAACGTGGAGCTGGCTCGCAGCATACTGGCTCTGGGGCACAGCAAACTGGTTCTGGAGCACAGCACACTGGTTCTGGGGCACAGCAAACTGGCTCTGGAGCACAGCAAACTGGTTCTGGAGCACAGCAAACTGGCTCTGGAGCACAGCAAGTTGGCTCTGGAGCACAGCAGGTTGGCTCTGGGGCGCAGCAAGTAGGTGCAGCTTCGCAGCAGCTCGAGCCACGATTCTTTTTAAAACAATCAAACAGACCGGCGTCAGCTTGAGGAGCCAAAACACTGCCAGCAACCGCAAACAGGGTCAAAGCCAAAATCGAACGTACCATGGGTATTTCCTCTCGAAAATGTGGAGATATTGGCTTACCAATGTGGGAAACCTAGGCGAAGTTTACGGATTGCAAGCTTTACGTCAAGGAGCCAGTTTTTTCTGCTCGTTGGTTGCTGCACATTAGCCATTTGTCATTTGCGACAGCTATTGCCGCCTGCAGTGCCATAAAAACCATTTTTTGGCCAAATAGGAGACATAAGCAGGAGGGGGGAGATTTTCCGAGAGAATTCGGACGAAATCAAAATTATTTGCAGCGAGACCAATTCTCGGACCTATCCGCAAAGCAAGCTACAAATGTCCAAGCAGGCGACAAGCCCCCCAAAGGACCAATGCCGAGGGACCAATGCCAAGGGACCAATGCCAAGAGATCAAAAAAAAAGCTCCCGGAAAGTACGAAATCCTAGGGGGGCGGAGGACAACGCGCTTCATTTCCGGGAGCCGGTGGATTGTGGTCCGACCAGGTCAATCACATCCTTGTGTTGACTGATCGAACACATAACATCGCAAAATTGAAGTCACCTTAGCAAGCCCACTTCCGTGTGATTTCGCCGAGATTTGTTCCGCAGCCGCGAGTGAATTATTGCTAAGTCAAAATCGCTGCCGATGCTGGATCTTATCAAATTTGCCATGTGGCTCGCTTTGCAGTTCCGTGAGGGTTGCTCAGCGATGGGCGGAGAATAGAGGCAACGGCTTGCCTCGGTCAAGGCGAATTCAAAGGTGATTTCAAATTTTTTCAAAACGCCCGCGTTCACGCTACTAAACGGCTGTTCTTTAGGGATGAAAAGCGGGTCACGCCCCGACTGCGGCAAACGGTCCCACCTGCTCCAAACGCTCCATCGCTCGCTCAAATGACTCGTAGGATTCAAGCTCAATATATTTCATTTCGAGTGATTCGGCGTGTTCATCCCGTTGATCACCAAACCGGATCGATTCGGCTGACGTCCTGATCTGCTCCGCTCTTTCTTGCATCATTTGTGGATCGCTGTTTGGGATACAGACGATAAAGGTGGCCGCGTCTTGGGCGACAATCCGATCGACACTTCGCAGGGATGCACGAACGACTTGCAGCAATGCTCGGATACTACCGGTTGCTGGGCGCCCCGTCACATGCAGCGAGATCATTTGAGTTTTCTTTTTGAGTGCCTTGGATCTCGCTTGTAGCTCATCAAACTCCTTCTCAAGTGTCTCAAGCGCTGGCAGCCTCGCGTGCACGTCCGCGGGCGATTGCTCCTCGGCTGGCCCATAGGTTATCGTTCCATATCCCTCCGGTGCCCCCTCCATCGTCCCCGTTGGCGAAGGTTGTTCGCTTGTTGTGTCAACGTTTGCTGGTTCGTCCCGTCCCGCGGTGTCGATTGCTTGCGGAGCATCTGAATCATCCTTCTCGATCAACTCTGATCGAGCGTCATTTTCCATCTCCTGCGTCTCGCCCGTTGCAGCCTCGGCATCGGACTCCGACTTGGTACGTCGCCGTGGTTTAGGCAGCGGTCTCGACTTCGATGCTTCTTCAGGGCTCAGCGAGATCAAGCGCGGTGTAATGTTGTCCATCATGTAACCGCAGTTTCGGCCGTGTTTTTTGGCGTGGTAGAGTGCTGCGTCAGCCCGTTCGATCCATTGTGCAACGGTGTCCTCTTCGAGCGGTTGCGCGACCCCCATGCTAGCGGTTACCTGCAAATCATTGCCTTCATAGTCGATTACCTGCTGCGAAATCGCAACTCGTGCAGATTCGACAATACTTTCGCATTCCTCGACCGTGTAGCCGTCAATAATCACCGCAAACTCCTCGCCGCCAAAGCGGGCAACGATGCCGTACGATTTCAAGCGAGCATGAAACATTTGTGCGACCACTTTCAAGACTTCATCACCACATCGGTGTCCGTACTTATCGTTGAACGGCTTAAAGTGATCGATATCGAGTAGCACAAGTGTTCCGGCACGATCCATCCCCAGCGCATGGCGACGTTTCAAATGCTCATCAAACGCACCACGGTTTGAGATGCTCGTGAGTGCATCGGTTTGAGCCCTTCGTTCAGCCGATTCGAGCTGTTCCGCCTGATCGTGTATCTGCTTTTTGGCCGATTGCAGTTTCGATTGCATTTTTTCATTTGTTGCAATCAAGCGGTTCACCGCTTCCATCACAGCATCCGTCGAGGCAACCTCGTCGGACGATAGCGAATCAGTAACGGCTTGGATGTTGCCTTGATGATCATCCACATCGATGGCCATCCGAACGGCATTGTCTTTCAAGCGTTCCGCCACGATCGCCAATCGTTCCTGCTCGGCTCGCGCACGAGTCAACTCGAGCTGAATTTGAGATGATTGGGCAACCGATAGCTGATCGGACGACTCAAGCCACCCGATCCCGTGTGCGACCCAGCCACAACACAATCCGATCCCCGCACAGCTTAACGCGACCGCTAAGTCTAAAAACATGAGTATCTATCCAATTGAACGGGAAGGCATTTGGGATTTGTTTCTGGCGGCGGAATTTCGTAGTGGATCTTGCAAAAGATCCCCATGCGGTAGGGATTTCAAACGAGATCCACTACGAGCGGCCGGAAAGCCCGCTTAAGAGCTTATAGCTTGCAACGAGACCGAGGAGCGGTTTTCTGGGTCTAAGAAGTTGTTGGTCCAGCCAAAGGATTACACGGTTACAACGAATAAGCCGATCCTAACAATGAACGCTGGCAATCATCGTTGACTTCAACGCGAAGAAAGATTTTAATTCAGCGAACGTTTCGTCAACGCAAAGTGCAAAGTATCGGCTAGCGGAAAAACGCTAAGCGTTTCGGGATGCCCCGTGAACCGCCGAAAGTCTTGGCGACTTTCGCTACGATGTTTGCTGATAGGTTCAAACCATACTCGAGTAGGAAATCCACGATGCTTACCAAGAAGAACGTTCTGATGGCTATTTTCGCTGCTGCCGTTCCGACGGTCGCAATGGCTCATCCCGGTCACGGCACGGGCGGTGGATTCGTCCACGGGGTCTTGCATCCTCTGACCGGACTCGACCATGTGTTGGTCATCATCGCAGTCGCCCTGTTGTCGATCCGCTTAGGTGGCCATCGCTTTTGGACGATCCCTGCGGCCTTTATCGGTTGCTGTGCCGTCGGTGGCATGATCGCATTCGCAGGAATAACGCTACCGATGATCGAACCAATGATCGCCGCTTCGTTGTTGGTTGCAGGCGTCTTGCTGGTTCGCAGGCAGCAGGAAAAGCCTCTCGTCGTTGCGTTAGTGCCCCTGTTCGGAATCTTCCAAGGCTACGCTCATGTCGCGGAAACGGGCTCTGCGATTTCATTGGCCCCCTATGCGGTTGGCCTGTTGATCGCATCGCTTTTGCTAACCGCGATCACGGTTGGCTGCGGACTGCTGATTGAGCGTTTGCAATTCAAAGAACTGCTGAGCACCGTTTGCCGTGTTGCCGGAACGGGTTTCGCCGCCGCCGCGATCCTGATGTTATTTGTCTAGTGAATTTTATAGTTATACCGCATGGGCAACGACCCACGCATTTCGCTTTGCTGACCACGCGGCCCGGTTAACATGCTGTTTAACGTGCTAACGCGGTGACGGCGCGACTAGCTCTCGCCTCTTCGTAACGACGATACGAAGAGGCGAGAACTTGTAATCCCTCAACCACTGAGGTGGATAGTAACGGCCATAAGTTAATCGTGGGGTCAAAAACTCGCTCATCGAACCATCGATGATTGCGACATCCGTGACGGCTGGCGATGGTGGACCGTCAAATGCTGAATACCGAAACGATTGACCTTGAACCGTTTCCGTTTTTAATTCGGGATTGTGACTCGACAACTCCTTAAGCGAATTGGGCCAACGATCCTGTGCCCGCACAAACCGTTTGATCGCAACGGCTAACTTCGTCGCTCGACGCAAATCTTCCAAGGCCCCCAGTTCATAGGCGAACTCGGCATTTTCGAATAGCGTTTGACGTGCCTGAGAGTATTTGGAGCCAGCGGGGAGATTGACGGCTAAGACACCGGTGGGGTCAACCCCGGCCTGCGGTTCGTCCATTTTTAAGAGAATGCGAAAGCTCTTCTCTAAGTCACGCGTTGTCCTGATTCCCCCCTCTTGCTTCGATGCTTCCAATAAGCGATTCAAATAGACCGAATCGACCATCATGTTGTGTTGCAAGTTTTTTGAATCAGCGGGCATCCCGTAGGGTAAAATCGATGCAACGACTCTCTGCGCCGTCAGTGCAGGTCGATACCTGTACGCCGCATCGAGCTTGGCTTCGATTTCCAGCGTCCGCAGCAGATCGTCCGATAACTCCGACAATTGCTCATCCGACCAAACGTCATAGCTAAGCGTACCCGCCAAGAGAGCGTAGAGTCGTGCAATGTCGCCAAAACTCAAGCCCAATTGACTCGGGCCCATTTGACTCGGGCCCATTGAATAGGCATCGCCGTAGCCGTGGCCGTGAAACGTGATTCGACTTAGCAGCTTCAATGCTCGCGCCGCGTTTTCGCTGTCGCGATGATAGAACGCGTAGCGAAAATAGACCAACAAAAGACTGCTAAACCGGTCGTTTAGCGAAGCTCGTGTTTCAAACGTCGCATTGGAAAAACCATCTTGCTCGGCCAATAATTCTTCTGCGTTGTCCATCAACAACTCAACGTCTTGCACCATCTCTGCGAAGAGCGGGGCCTCCTCCCACGTCGTGTCCGGTGCGTTGAGAACGATTGGCAAATGGGACGGTCCGATGAGATCAAAATCGCGTACTTGTCCATAGATGACGTCGGACATCAAATCAAACTCGGCCATTTTGCGTTGAAACTGGCGTTCTTCCTGCTCAACGTTTGCATTTCGCGAAGATGACAGAACCGCTGGTGAAGACAACAGCGGGTTAGCTCCGCTGTATTCTTGTATCAATGTCGAAGAGGTTTGCTTGAGTTCGGCCCATGCCTGATACTCTCGGGCAAACCCGTAGCTGATCGCCGATAGCACGAGGACCAACGGGCACAACGCGATCGTCCAAAGTCCGACAGTTTTTCGATTCATATGTCGTATCCCATCAGTTTCTAAGTGTATTTTGGCAAACGTCTTTACACCTCTCCCGAGCGAAGCTTGGGGGAGGTCGAACGCGGCGTTAAGCCGTCGTTCGGGAGGGGGCCTACACGATGCGCTTCGTGCAAGTGCCGTACAGGCCCCCTCCCTCGCGAATGCCTTAAGGGCATCGCTCGACCTCCCCCGGGCTGCGCCGGGGGAGGTTGTTCTGCTACGTCATGGTGACATCGAACGAGTTGATAACTGTTTTAGATCAACACCCGCTTGCTCCCATCCTGCAAACCATTGATTCCCTGGTAATCCTGAGCCAAACGAATAAAGGACCGTCTCGGATGGATCATCGATTCTGGGTAGGAAACCGAAGTAGTTCTTCAGCACACTGTCGGGGAAGTAAGGCAACCGATCTCTTAGCAATTCCACCTTTTGATCTTCTGACAATTCGGGACCAAGCTCTAAGAACTGTAGAAGTACCCAAGCCAAGTGATTCACTCGACTTCTATTGGTAAACAACCTTTTTAAAGTTGTCTCAAGAGGATTCTCAATGTAATAATCACCAATCGAATCCAAAGATCGATCGTCTTCAGCTCTTCGGTCAAACTGACACCAAGTCGCCACGATGGCACGTCGCCGAGACTTGTTTCTCGATTCGGTGTCGGCGACAAAGTTGACGTATTGATCGAAATCATTCTCGTTGAGGCTCTTCTTGGTTTCAGGACGCTGCAGCTCGGCGATTATCGCAATCTCGACAAAATCCGCTGCCTCTTGCGACTTCAAGTTGACACTGCGGCGAGCGGCGCGGGCAGCGAGCCACATCAGCTGCAGTTTGCTTTGATAGTCGTCCAACGCTGATTGATCGAGTGGATTCATTTCTAGTCGTGTCCGCGATAGATACAAATTGCCGATAAGTTGCTGGACTTCATATTCACCAAGCCTGATGCCTTGGTAGCCAGAACCCGACATGATTTGCTGCAAACGATCGATTTTGTCTTGAGTATCGGACTGTTGTTCAGCAAGTTCCAATCGCCGCTCTACGGTCGGGTTGACGACCGTGTTTGGCTCATCAAGACTCCGATTGAAACGGAACGGATCGTAGTGATTGGGTGACTCACCAATTTGAGACCCTTCTTTACGCAGTGCCACTTTGACATCATCTGGCATGTCGGGCGAGTTCAAGACGAACCATGTTAAATCTCCGATCGGAAGCGTGATAGCAAACAGCAGAAGGGCTGCATGGAAACACCAAAACCGCCTTCCGAAACGCCGGTCCATCCAACGTCTCATCATCCACCATGTCGCGATGAACGGTACGACTGTAAGAATGACGATGTAAAGGATCCGTGACGAAACCGAAAACAGCGTGAAAAACACGTACCCCAGTGCCATGTAGGCCACGATCGGACTGCCGATCACGCTCAGCACTGGATTGCGGACTAGTTGAGCAAACCACTGGGAATATCCATAGATGAACGCCAGAAACCAAAACGCTAACCACAGCGGTAGCTGATCTTCGCTTGGGTTTGCATTGATGTAGCGAGCTAAAACGAACAAGTAAAACAAATTTGCCAGGCAAACAAAACCGAACGGAAGCAGTTGCCTGGTCAGCCAAGTCGTTCGTGGCGAGACGCCGTGTTCCGCAAAATAGCGAATGCGATCACGGTGATTGTCGCTCTGAAAAACGAGCACGCCGATCCACGACGTTGCCAGCGTTACCACAAGAATCGGAAAAACGAAGTTTCCGCTCGAACCGTGCCAACCGGCTGAGTACAAAGCGAGCAGCCCGACCAGGACGCTGGCGGACAGCAGACTCAAATAGGCTTTCTTGTTTTGATGGAAGAACTGCCAAAGCATGGCGGAACTTGGACGCAGTACCGATTGGCTCGTTTGAATCGACGCGTCGGACGCCCCTTCAAAAATGTGGTACGGATTCGGGCTTAGCCGTGAGCTTTCCGGTGCAAGCGTTTGCCGGGCAACGCGGTTCATTGCCAAAATTGCAACCGACAACGAGACGCCTACCGAAACAAGACACTGGGGCAATGTCTCGTCGTAACGGGAGTTGCCATAGTTGTAGTAAGGATCTTGTAGGTATGCGATTCCAAACCGAAGGAATGCGGGAATCACCGCCAGTGGGACAAATGCCAATAGCGAGGTCATCGAATTTTCGAATTTCCAAGCGGTTAGAAATCCGATCACGAG includes the following:
- a CDS encoding HupE/UreJ family protein; translation: MLTKKNVLMAIFAAAVPTVAMAHPGHGTGGGFVHGVLHPLTGLDHVLVIIAVALLSIRLGGHRFWTIPAAFIGCCAVGGMIAFAGITLPMIEPMIAASLLVAGVLLVRRQQEKPLVVALVPLFGIFQGYAHVAETGSAISLAPYAVGLLIASLLLTAITVGCGLLIERLQFKELLSTVCRVAGTGFAAAAILMLFV
- a CDS encoding UbiA family prenyltransferase, with product MHARHRRTSLGTITGTILSSGGRGTIMINVVHLRKELRQLTPLLIVVAVLGLLCFALIEMRPMSWGMEMMSSGYVLIGIPALFAVGAGPISISQEKETRSLAWLCSLPLAKDRLVKTKFIAAFLGWIGLWVFTLLCSFFFESMGWRLFPSYAPDSNPLKTTWLVYWVLNSFYLLVIGFLTAWKFENSMTSLLAFVPLAVIPAFLRFGIAYLQDPYYNYGNSRYDETLPQCLVSVGVSLSVAILAMNRVARQTLAPESSRLSPNPYHIFEGASDASIQTSQSVLRPSSAMLWQFFHQNKKAYLSLLSASVLVGLLALYSAGWHGSSGNFVFPILVVTLATSWIGVLVFQSDNHRDRIRYFAEHGVSPRTTWLTRQLLPFGFVCLANLFYLFVLARYINANPSEDQLPLWLAFWFLAFIYGYSQWFAQLVRNPVLSVIGSPIVAYMALGYVFFTLFSVSSRILYIVILTVVPFIATWWMMRRWMDRRFGRRFWCFHAALLLFAITLPIGDLTWFVLNSPDMPDDVKVALRKEGSQIGESPNHYDPFRFNRSLDEPNTVVNPTVERRLELAEQQSDTQDKIDRLQQIMSGSGYQGIRLGEYEVQQLIGNLYLSRTRLEMNPLDQSALDDYQSKLQLMWLAARAARRSVNLKSQEAADFVEIAIIAELQRPETKKSLNENDFDQYVNFVADTESRNKSRRRAIVATWCQFDRRAEDDRSLDSIGDYYIENPLETTLKRLFTNRSRVNHLAWVLLQFLELGPELSEDQKVELLRDRLPYFPDSVLKNYFGFLPRIDDPSETVLYSFGSGLPGNQWFAGWEQAGVDLKQLSTRSMSP